TTAGTGCAATAGTTTTTTGTAATGCTGAAAGTCCATGTTTGATATGTTCTTTTGGTTTTGGGCCATTCTTACTTTCATTTTGTTGACTTCGTCTTGAGTATTTTTCTGACATGATATATGGTCCTTTCTGTAATCTTATCATTATAATTATCTATTATATGATTTTATAGCAAAAAATGCTAAAAAAAATCAATAGAATTTTTAGAAGTCCAATAAAGTCTGTGATATAATAGGAAAGACTGATGTTTAAGAGGAGTTATGTATGATTTATTTTGACAATGCTGCAACGACAATACCATATCAAGATGTCTTAAAAACTTATCAAGATGTGGCAATGAAAATCTTTGGCAACCCTTCAAGCTTACATGTTTTGGGAACTCAAGCAAGTCGTATTTTAGAGGCTTCTCGTAAACAGATAGCAGAATTACTAAACTGTGACAGTGAAGAAATTTTTTTTACATCCGGTGGAACTGAAAGCGATAACTGGGCAATTAAAGGCATTGCATTTGAGAAAAAGGCTTATGGAAATCATATTCTAATCTCTGCAATAGAGCATCCAGCGGTCATGGAATCTGCAAAATGGCTAAGTCAACAAGGTTTTGAAATTGAAACTATTCCTGTTGATGACCATGGTATTGTTCAAGTTGAAGCTTTAAAGAACTTAATCAGACCTGAAACAATACTTATTTCTGTTATGGCTGTTAATAATGAAATTGGTTCTGTTCAACCCATAAAAGAAATCTCTGAAGTCATATCAAATAGACCAACTATTACTTTTCATGTTGATGCTGTTCAAGCTATTGGAAAAATTCCTAAAGAAGAGTTTTTAACTAGTCGCGTTGACTTGGCTTCGTTTTCAGGTCATAAATTTCATGCTCCAAGAGGAGTAGGCATCCTATATAAAAAACAAGGTAAGTCAATCACACCCTATTTAACAGGTGGTGGGCAAGAACAACACTTGCGGTCGACAACTGAAAATGTAGCTGGAATTGCAAGTTTAGCTAAGGCAATGAGATTGATTTTGGAAAAGCAAGACCAATCAATAACTAGAATTTCCGCCATGAAATCTATTTTATTAGAAGAATTGTCTCAACACCATGATGTGATGATTTTCTCTAAAAAAGACAATTTTGCTCCTAATATCTTAACCTTTGGAATCAAAGGGATAAGAGGAGAAGTGTTAGTTCATGCATTTGAAGAACATGATATCTATATTTCGACAACCAGTGCCTGTTCTTCAAAAGCTGGAAAACCTGCTGGAACATTAATTGCAATGGGAATACCTGTGAAAGATGCACAAACTGCTGTTAGAATTAGTCTTGATGATGATAATGACATGAGTCAAATAGAGCAATTTTTGACCATTTTTAAACAAATTTACAACAAAACGAAGAAAGTAAGATAAAAATGCAATACTCAGAAATAATGGTAAGACATGGTGAATTGTCTACAAAAGGTAAGAATCGCATGCGGTTCATCAACAAACTGAAACATAATATCGAAGATGTTTTGTCTGTTTTTCCAGAAGTTAAAGTGTCTTCGGATCGCGACAGAACACATGTTTATTTGAATGGGACAGATTATGAACCAGTTGCAGATGCATTAAAAAAAATTTTTGGTATTCAAGGTTTTTCACCGGTCTATAAACTTGAAAAAGATATGAATTTGATAAAAAGTTTTGTACAGACTTTGATGACGGACCTTTATAGGGAAGGTTTGACTTTTAAGATTTCAAGTAAACGTAGTGACCATCACTTTGAACTAGATAGTAGAGAGTTGAATCATGTTTTAGGTGATGCTGTTTTTGAAGCAGTACCAAATATTAAGGCACAAATGAAACATCCTGATATCAATCTCAAAGTTGAAATTAGAGATGAAGCAGTTTATATTTCCTATGAAGATATAAAAGGTGCTGGTGGGTTACCTGTTGGTACTTCTGGAAAAGGGATGCTGATGATATCTGGAGGAATTGATTCTCCGGTTGCAGGCTATCTTTCACTAAAACGTGGTGTTGACATTGAAGCGGTTCACTTTGCAAGTCCACCTTATACTAGTCCGGGGGCCTTAAAAAAAGCACAAGATTTAACCCGGAAATTGACTAAATTTGGTGGCAATATTCAGTTTATTGAGGTTCCTTTTACAGAAATTCAAGAAGAAATTAAAGCAAAAGCACCAGAAGCTTATTTAATGACATTAACGAGACGCTTTATGATGCGCATTACAGACAGAATTCGAGAAGTGAGACAAGGCCTAGTCATTATAAATGGTGAAAGTTTAGGGCAAGTTGCTAGTCAGACTTTAGAGAGTATGGTTGCTATTAACGCAGTAACAGCTACACCTATTGTCAGGCCAGTTGTGACAATGGATAAATTAGAAATTATTGATTTAGCTCAAAAAATAGATACCTTTGATATTTCCATTCAACCTTTTGAAGATTGTTGTACGGTTTTTGCTCCAGATAGACCTAAAACAAATCCTAAATTACATAATGCTGAAAATTATGAAAAACGCATGGATGTTGAGGGTTTGATTGAAAGAGCAGTAAATGGCATTAAAATTACCATTATTACCCCTCATGAAGAAAAAGATGAGATTGAACATTTAATAAATAATCTTCTTTAAAGAGTCTGTTTGACTCTTTTTAATTTGTAAGCGCTCTGACTTTTTAACTAAGTCATGCTATAATAAATCGGGAGGTTTTAAATGAATAAAGACATTGATTATAGTAAACTCAAAAAAATTTGTTTAGGAATTATCGTTTTAACCTTAGTTATAGGGTTAGGAATGGATATTTTTTCAGGTACTAAAAAGGTTAATCAAAAAGCATCAAAAGATAAATCTATTAAAACTGCCCGCATTATGGCCAATGGAGATATTTTAATTCATAATGTTTTGTATGCTAGTGCACAAAAATCTGATGGAACTTATGATTTTAATCCTTACTTTGAATACGTCAAAGATCGTATTTCATCTGCTGATTTGGCTATAGGTGATTATGAAGGAACAATCAGTTCAGACTATCCCCTTGCAGGTTACCCTTTATTTAATGCACCCAGTCAAATTGCTGATGCAATTAAAAATACGGGATATGACGTTATTGATTTAGCACATAATCATATTTTGGACTCAGGACTTGATGGAGCAATCAACACCGTAAATACATTCAAAAAAATTGGTATTGATAGTATAGGTGTATACACTAATAAAAGATCAAGCAAAAATATTCTAATAAAAAATGTAAATGGGATTAAAATAGCTATTTTGGGTTATTCATATGGTTATAATGGAATGGAAGCTAACTTGTCTAAATCTGAATACAATAACCATATGTCAGATTTAAAAGAATCAAAAATTAGAGCTGATTTGAAAGAAGCAGAAAAGAAAGCTGACATCACTGTCGTTATGCCACAAATGGGCACTGAATATGCCTTACAACCAACTTCAGAACAAAAGACACTTTATCATAAAATGATCAATTGGGGTGCCGATATTATTTTTGGTGGACATCCACATGTTGTTGAACCTGCAGAGACATTACGAAAAAATGGTCAAAAGAAATTTATCATATACTCTATGGGTAATTTTATTTCTAATCAAAGAGAAGAAACTGTTGATAATATTTGGACAGAGAGAGGTCTTTTGATGGATGCGGTTATTCAAAAAAAAGGTAATAAAACAAGCATAAAATCTATTAAAGCTCACCCTACAATGGTACTTGCTAAAGGTAAAGGCATTAATGGAAGTGAAGGTTATGAATTGTTTAGCTATAGAACTCTTATATTAGAAGATTTTATTAAAGGTGGTAAATATAGAGATAAAATTGATGATGCTACCAAAGCTAGAGTAGATACAGCATACAAAGAAACGAACGAACATGTCAACTTAGTATGGTAATCAATTAACAAATGGTAAAATACTTGAAAAAAAAATAAAAGTATGTTAAACTGTCAGAGTTGACTAAATGCACATCCTGTGCAACCGCACGAAAATCGTTATAAAGTAGATAATTTCTCACGATTATAGGCGAGTCTTCACAAGAGGGTTACCCTCAAGAAAAAAATTATAGGAGGTGCATTATGAGCACATACGCAATCATCAAAACTGGTGGAAAACAAGTTAAAGTTGAAGTTGGACAAGCAATCTATGTTGAAAAATTAGATGTTGAAGCTGGTTCAGATGTTACATTTAACGAAGTTGTTCTTGTCGGTGGTGACAAAACTGTTGTTGGGACTCCAGTTGTTGAAGGAGCTACTGTTGTCGGTACTGTTGAAAAACAAGGTAAACAAAAGAAAGTTGTATCTTACAAGTACAAACCTAAAAAAGGTAGTCACCGTAAACAAGGTCACCGTCAACCTTATACAAAAGTTGTCATCAACGCTATTAACGCATAATTTCAAGTATGATTAAAGCAACTTTTACCCGTGATGATAACAATCATCTGACTAGCGTAAATATTACTGGACATGCTGGAAGTGGTGAATATGGCTTTGATATCGTTTGTGCATCTGTTAGTACACTAGCGATTAATTTTGTTAATTCATTAGAAGTACTTCTTGATTGTCCCTACGATTTAGATATCAATGAAATTGAAGGTGGGTATATGAATATATCTATCTTACAAGGCAACAATGGAGAAAAAGTTCAACTATTGTTTGAATCATTTCTTCTAGGTATGACAAATTTAGCTCAAAACTCTTCGGAGTTTGTTAAGACTAAAGTCATCTAAAATTTATCATGAGAGGAAACAACATTATGTTAAAATTGAATCTTGAAAACTTACAACTTTTCGCCCACAAAAAAGGTGGAGGTTCTACATCAAATGGTCGTGATTCACAAGCAAAACGTCTTGGCGCTAAAGCAGCTGATGGACAAACTGTTTCAGGTGGATCAATTCTTTACCGTCAACGCGGAACACATATCTATCCAGGAGCTAATGTAGGTCGTGGTGGTGATGACACACTTTTTGCAAAAGTTGAAGGTGTTGTTCGTTTCGAACGTAAAGGTCGCGATAAAAAACAAGTTTCTGTTTACCCAATCGCAAAATAATAAAAGTAAGCCTTCTTGAATGGAAGGCTTTTTACATTGAATTTCAAATAGGATATTGACAAATTAAAATAATAGAGTAGAATAGAAATATAAATAAGCACCCTTAGCTCAATTGGATAGAGTACCTGACTACGAATCAGGCGGTTAGAGGTTCGACTCCTCTAGGGTGCAAATCTGCTACCTAAAGTATATTAGGTAGCTTTTTTAATGATTCTGAAGTGAAGTCGTCAATAATGTAAAATGTGATGTGATATAATAATAGAAATAAGAAGGAGATCATAATGAACATTCAACAGTTAAGATATGTTGTCGCTATAGCCAATTCAGGGACTTTCAGAGAAGCAGCTACTAAATTATTTGTAAGTCAACCAAGTCTTTCTGTTGCAATCCGTGATTTAGAGGCAGAACTAGGCTTTCAAATTTTTAAACGAAGTACGACTGGTGCGGTACTAACTACAGAAGGAATGGTTTTTTATGAAAAATCTATGGAAGTCGTAAAAAGCTTTGATTCTTTTGAAAAACGCTTTTCTCAACATAGTTCTGAAAAGGATGTTTTTTCAGTTGCTAGTCAGCATTATGATTTTCTTGCACCCATTATGACATTATTTTCTTCTAAAATGAGTGATTTTAAACATTTTAGATTATTTGAATCTACGACCATTCAAATACTTGATGAAGTTTCTCAAGGAAATAGTGAGATTGGTATTATTTATTTGAATCATAATAATAGTAATGGTTTAATGCAAAGATTGGATAAACTTGGACTTGAATTTTTTGAACTTATTCCCTTTAAAACCCATATTTATGTCAGAAAAGACCATCCATTAACAATGAAAGAAGAAGTTGTACCCAAAGACCTTGTTGGTTTACCAACAGTTCGTTTTACCCAAGAAAAAGATGAATACCTTTATTATTCTGAAAACTTTATGGACACATCAGAAAGTTCCCACTTTTACCATGTTTCAGATAGGGCGACACTAAATGGTATTCTTGAGAGAACTGATGCTTATGCTACTGGATCTGGATTTCTGGATGATCGCAGTGTCAATGGGATAACTGTTATTCCATTGAATGACAATTTAGGTAATCGGATGGTTTACGTAAAACGGCGTGATAAAAATCTTTCATCATATGCCACTCAATTTATTACAATTATGTCTGATTATTTTAAACAATATAGCCCTAAGGAGAATGAATGAAATATTTAAAATGGTTTGTTTTAGTTAGTTTATTAATTATTTTGGACCAAATCAGTAAATTATGGATTGTCGAACATATAGCACTAAATAAAATAAAAACAGTTATTCCAAATATAGTAAGTTTAACTTACCTTAGAAATTATGGAGCTGCTTTTTCGATACTACAGAATCAACAATGGCTTTTTAGTCTCATTACTATTGTTGTTATCACAGCAGCTATTTATTACCTTATTAAACAAAAAAATGCAAGTCTTTGGATGAAATTAGCACTAATTTTAATTATTTCTGGAGGAATTGGGAACTTTATTGACCGACTACGATTAGGTTATGTTGTTGATATGGTTCATCTGGATTTTATTAACTTTGCCATTTTTAATGTGGCTGATTCCTATTTGTCAATTGGTGTTTTTTTACTAGTTTTAGCATTATGGAGAGAAGAAGATGAAACTAAAAATTAGTCAAGGTGGTCAGAGATTAGATAAGACATTAGCTGATGAAAGCCCCTTATCACGAGCTCAAGCAAATGAGATGATAAAAAAAGGTCAGGTGCTTGTTGATGGGCAATTAAAAAAAGCAAAGTACATTACTAGTAAAAATCAAATTGTTGAATTTGAATTACCTGAAGAAGAAAGTCTTGATTATGAAGCTGAAGAGATGCCTTTAGAACTCATATATGAAGATTCTGACGTTGCTGTTATTAATAAACCACAAGGAATGGTTGTTCATCCTTCAGCTGGATATTCTTCAGGGACACTGGTTAATGCATTGCTTTTTCATATAAAAGATCTTTCCAGTATTAATGGTGTTATTAGACCAGGGATTGTTCACAGAATTGACAAAGACACATCAGGTTTATTAATGATAGCAAAAAATAACGAAGCGCATCACGCTTTAGCTCAAGAACTAAAGGCTAAAAAGTCTTTAAGAAAGTATATTGCAATTGTTCATGGTAATCTTCCAAATGACTTGGGTGTTATCGAAGCTCCAATTGGTAGAAGTGAAAAAGATCGAAAAAAACAAGCAGTGACATCAAAGGGTAAAGATGCTCTGACACGCTTTAAAGTATTAGAGCGTTTCGGTGACTATACATTAGTAGAATTAAGTTTAGAAACTGGTCGTACACACCAAATAAGAGTTCACATGGCATATATTGGTCATCCTATAGCTGGGGATCCATTGTATGGGCCAAGAAAAACGTTAAAAGGAAATGGTCAATTTTTACATGCTGAAACACTAGGTTTTACACACCCTATTAGTCAAGAGTTAATGACTTTTTCAGTTGAACCGCCTCAAATTTTTAAAGATACTTTAGAAAAATTAAGATCTAAAAGAGACATGAAATAAATTTTGATATTATTCTACGAAAAGTATTTGATTTTATTTAAAAAAATGTTTGCTTAATGACTTTGTTTTTGGTATTATAATAGAAATTAAAAAGTTCCTTTAAAACTGTCCAGAGAGACAGGCAAGGAGAAGAACAGGTCAAGCCCTTTATAAGGGTATATTTTGTGAGGTCTCCTTGTAGGTAAGGAGACCTTTTTTCTATGCTTATGGAGGATAAAGATGAAAAGTAAGGAAATCGTTGATCAAGTGACGATGAAACGAGCAATCACGCGAATTACTTATGAGATTATTGAGCGTAATAAAAATCTCAATAATATTGTATTAGGTGGGATTAAAACACGAGGTGTTTATTTAGCGCAACGGATTCAAGACCGATTAAAACAATTGGAAAATCTAGATATTCCTGTTGCTGAATTAGATATAAAACCATATCGCGATGATACAAAGTCGACTGAAGATACGACAGTAATACCCCTAAATATTACTGGAAAAGATATGATTTTGATTGATGATGTGCTTTATACAGGTCGAACGATTAGAGCTGCTATTGATAATGTGTTTAGTCATGGCAGACCTTCTAGGATTAGTCTAGCTGTTCTTGTTGACCGTGGTCATAGAGAATTGCCAATTCGTCCAGACTATGTTGGTAAAAACATACCAACTAGTAGTAGTGAAGAAATTATTGTCAATGTTCTTGAAGTTGATGGTAAAGATAGCGTAAGCATCGTTGAAAAAGCATAGAAAGAAGAGAAATAACATGAGTCAAGTATCTTATGACGTTAATGAAATGCCAAAACCAGGTTTATTATTAGGATTGTCATTTCAACATTTATTTGCTATGTTTGGATCCACTGTACTCGTACCGATCTTGGTAGGTATTGATCCATCAGTAGCTCTTTTATCAAGTGGCCTTGGAACATTAGCGCATTTATCTGTTACTAAGTATAAAATTCCTGCTTATATGGGTTCAAGTTTTGCTTATATTGCTGCAATGCAATTATTAATGAAAACAGATGGAATTGCAGCAGTTGCTCAAGGGGCTATTACAGGAGGTTTAGTATATCTCATTGTAGCCTTAATTGTAAGGTCAATTGGTAATGCTTGGATTGACAAAATATTACCACCTATTGTTGTTGGACCTATTGTAATGGTTATTGGTCTTAGCTTAGCATCAACAGCTGTTAGTGATGTTATGAACAAAAATGGTCACTATAATCTGCTTTATTTAATCATAGGACTTGTTACTTTACTAAGTGTTATTTTCTTTAATATTTATGGTAAAGGGATAATTGGTATCATTCCAATTCTACTTGGTTTAATTGTGGGTTATGTATTTGCCATAATTGCTGGCGCTGTCACTGGACAAGAAATCGTAAATTTTTCTCAAGTTGCTAGTGCAAATTGGTTAAGTATTCCTTCTATCTCTCTACCTTTTATCTCATATGGATTTAAATTATATCCAAGTGCCATCTTAACAATGGCTCCCATTGCCTTTGTAACAATGACAGAACATTTTGGTCACATTATGGTACTTAATAGTTTAACGGACCGCGATTATTTTAAAGACCCAGGATTAGATCATACACTTACTGGAGATGGTTTAGCACAAATTATTGCTGGATTTATTGGGGCTCCTCCTGTGACATCATATGGGGAAAATATTGGTGTAATGGCTTTGAATAAGATTTTCTCTGTCTACGTGATTGCTGGTGCTGCTGTGGTAGCTGTATTACTTAGTTTTATAGGTAAAATTTCTGCACTGATTCAATCCATACCAACACCAGTTATTGGTGGTATCTCAGTTGCTTTATTTGGTGTTATTGCTTCAAGTGGATTAAAAATATTAATTGAAGCAAAAGTAGATATGGACAAAAAGAAAAATTTATTGATTGCTAGTGTCATTCTAGTATCAGGAATAGGTGGTTTAATGCTTGAAGTTGCAGGTTTGCAAATCTCAGGTGTTGCGTTCTCAACATTACTCGGCATTATCTTATATCAAATTTTACCTGACAGATAGTTAAGCTTTTAAAAAAAGGAGAATAACAATGGCAATGACTGGAAACAAAGTATCTTTGAAACATTTAGTGACAATGGAAACTCTTTCTAATGAAGAAGTTATGGGTTTAATCAAAAGGGGTATTGAATATAAACAATTACCTGAAGCCGAACAGTTATCAAGACAATATTTTGCAGCAAATCTTTTCTTTGAAAATTCGACAAGAACTCATAAATCATTTGAAGTTGCAGAGAAAAAATTAGGACTTGAAGTGATTGACTTTGAAGCTAGTACAAGTTCTGTAAATAAGGGAGAAACCTTATATGATACGATCTTAACAATGAGTGCTATTGGAGTGGATATCTGTGTCGTTAGACATCCAGATGTTGATTATTATAAGGCATTAATTGATAGTCCAACGATACAAACTGCTATTGTTAATGGTGGTGATGGTTCAGGACAACATCCAAGTCAAAGCCTACTTGATTTAATGACCATATATGAAGAGTTTGGTCATTTTGAAAATTTAAATATTGTTATCTCAGGTGATATAATACATTCACGTGTAGCCAAGTCAAATATGCAGATACTGAAACGTTTGGGAGCTAATATCTTTTTTACTGGACCAGAAGAATGGTATGATTCATCATTTGATATTTATGGTAAACATGTACATATCGATGATGTCATTGATCAATTAGATGTCTTAATGTTATTAAGAGTTCAGCATGAAAGACATGACGGTTCAGAATCCTTTTCAAAAGAAGCTTATCATGAACAATATGGTCTAACTGTTGAACGTTATAAACAATTACCAGACCGTTCAATTGTCATGCATCCTGCTCCAGTAAATCGAGACGTTGAAATAGCAGATAGTTTAGTGGAAGCACCTAAAGCTAGAATTGTAAGACAAATGCAAAATGGCGTTTATGTTCGTATGGCTATTTTAGAAGCTATTTTAAATGGAAAAGCGTAAAAATAAATGAAGGCAAAATACAGAAAGATTTCGTAGCAGAATAGAAAATGCTTCCTATCTTTCTGTTTTTTTAGGAGAAAAAATGGGAAATAGACTATTAGTTTTAGAGGTGTGAAAGCACCAGTTTTTTCTTATGAAAAACTACATAAAGTAGATAGTCTTCTTGGCCCAGAAATGAAATCAACTGGTGAAGTAATGGGAAGTGATAAAAGTATTGAAAAAGCTTTATATAAAGCTTTTGAAGCAAGCTATCTTCATTTACCAGAATTTGGAACTATTGTTTTCACAGTTGCAAATGAAGATAAAAAAGAAGCAGTCATTTTAGCGAAACGATTTTATGACTTAGGCTATCAACTTTCTGCTACCATTGGGACTGCTAAATTCTTTGAAAGTAAAGGAATTTTGACAACGGTAGTTGAAAAAATAGAAAGCCATCAAAATACGATACCTGAGCTTATTAGACAACAACAAGTTCAAGCAATCATTAATACTGTAGGAGCAAATCGTCAAAGTGATAAAGATGGACGAATAATTAGACGAACTGCCATTGAGAATGGTATTCCTTTATTTACCTCTTTAGATACTGTCAATGCGATGTTATCAGTTCTTGAAAGTCAAAATTTTCAAATAAAAAGCATATAAAGATTGATTTTATCAATCTTTTTTTATTACAAAACTGTAAGCTAATTTTTTTATTATTCCACTATAATAAGAATTATAACTTAAATAAAGTTAAAAGCATTAAAACTAATTGACAATAAAATGATAAAATACTATACTTGTCGTAAATGTTTAATACAAAATAGGAGAAATTGTATGGCCAAAAAAGCGAAAAAAAGAATGACAGTAAAAACAAAAGTAATTATATCGTCTCTAAGTACCATATGTGTCATTGGAATTGGAGCTTATCTTTTCCATATGCAACAAAATTCAAACCATTCCTCAACAGCTGATAAATACTACAAGGTTCAAAATGTCAAAGAAGGTTCAACGTCATCTACTACATTATTATCAGGGACTGTAAAAGCTTTGAATGAAATGTATGTTTATTATGATAGTTCAAAAGGTACTCAAGCGACTCCTACAGTCAAGGTAGGTGATCAAGTTACAGCAGGACAACAGTTGGTTCAGTATAATACAACAACAGCTCAAGCAGCCTATGATTCTGCAAATCGAAAATTAAATAAAATCGGTCGTCAAATTAATTATTTAAAAACTTATGGTGTACCACTACCAGCATCAGAAACAGAATCAGGTAGTAGTGATAGTAGCCAACAAGATTCTTCTGTACAACCAACCACACAACAAACTACCCAACAAGGATCTAACTATAACCAACAATTGCAGGATTTAAATGACTTATATGCAGATGCGCAATCTGAAGTGACAAAAGCAAAGTCTGCTTTAGATGATACGGTTATTTCTAGTACTGTTAATGGGACTGTTGTTGAGGTTAATAAAGATATTGATCCATCTTCAAAAAATAGTCAAACGATTGTTCATGTGGTCTCAGAGGGACAATTACAAGTTAAAGGTAATATGACTGAATATGATTTGGCAAATATCAAAGTTGGTCAAGATGTGAAGATAAAATCCAAAGTTTATCCTGACAAAGAATGGACTGGAAAGATGGCTTATATTTCTAATTATCCAAAAGATAATGCTAATTCACCATCATCAGATTCAAACGATAATACAAATAATGGTGCTGCTTACGAATATAAATCTGATATTACGAGTCCTTTAAATGAATTAAAGCAAGGTTTCAGTGTTTCAGTTGAAGTTGTTAATCCTAATAAATATCCACTAATTCCTCTAAAGGCACTTGTAAGTGAAGGTAAAAAACATTATGTTTGGACTTACAATGATTCAACAGCAAAAGTGAGTAAAAAAGAAGTTGGTTTAG
This Streptococcus urinalis 2285-97 DNA region includes the following protein-coding sequences:
- a CDS encoding cysteine desulfurase family protein — encoded protein: MIYFDNAATTIPYQDVLKTYQDVAMKIFGNPSSLHVLGTQASRILEASRKQIAELLNCDSEEIFFTSGGTESDNWAIKGIAFEKKAYGNHILISAIEHPAVMESAKWLSQQGFEIETIPVDDHGIVQVEALKNLIRPETILISVMAVNNEIGSVQPIKEISEVISNRPTITFHVDAVQAIGKIPKEEFLTSRVDLASFSGHKFHAPRGVGILYKKQGKSITPYLTGGGQEQHLRSTTENVAGIASLAKAMRLILEKQDQSITRISAMKSILLEELSQHHDVMIFSKKDNFAPNILTFGIKGIRGEVLVHAFEEHDIYISTTSACSSKAGKPAGTLIAMGIPVKDAQTAVRISLDDDNDMSQIEQFLTIFKQIYNKTKKVR
- the thiI gene encoding tRNA uracil 4-sulfurtransferase ThiI; this translates as MQYSEIMVRHGELSTKGKNRMRFINKLKHNIEDVLSVFPEVKVSSDRDRTHVYLNGTDYEPVADALKKIFGIQGFSPVYKLEKDMNLIKSFVQTLMTDLYREGLTFKISSKRSDHHFELDSRELNHVLGDAVFEAVPNIKAQMKHPDINLKVEIRDEAVYISYEDIKGAGGLPVGTSGKGMLMISGGIDSPVAGYLSLKRGVDIEAVHFASPPYTSPGALKKAQDLTRKLTKFGGNIQFIEVPFTEIQEEIKAKAPEAYLMTLTRRFMMRITDRIREVRQGLVIINGESLGQVASQTLESMVAINAVTATPIVRPVVTMDKLEIIDLAQKIDTFDISIQPFEDCCTVFAPDRPKTNPKLHNAENYEKRMDVEGLIERAVNGIKITIITPHEEKDEIEHLINNLL
- a CDS encoding CapA family protein; the encoded protein is MNKDIDYSKLKKICLGIIVLTLVIGLGMDIFSGTKKVNQKASKDKSIKTARIMANGDILIHNVLYASAQKSDGTYDFNPYFEYVKDRISSADLAIGDYEGTISSDYPLAGYPLFNAPSQIADAIKNTGYDVIDLAHNHILDSGLDGAINTVNTFKKIGIDSIGVYTNKRSSKNILIKNVNGIKIAILGYSYGYNGMEANLSKSEYNNHMSDLKESKIRADLKEAEKKADITVVMPQMGTEYALQPTSEQKTLYHKMINWGADIIFGGHPHVVEPAETLRKNGQKKFIIYSMGNFISNQREETVDNIWTERGLLMDAVIQKKGNKTSIKSIKAHPTMVLAKGKGINGSEGYELFSYRTLILEDFIKGGKYRDKIDDATKARVDTAYKETNEHVNLVW
- the rplU gene encoding 50S ribosomal protein L21 — encoded protein: MSTYAIIKTGGKQVKVEVGQAIYVEKLDVEAGSDVTFNEVVLVGGDKTVVGTPVVEGATVVGTVEKQGKQKKVVSYKYKPKKGSHRKQGHRQPYTKVVINAINA
- a CDS encoding ribosomal-processing cysteine protease Prp, whose translation is MIKATFTRDDNNHLTSVNITGHAGSGEYGFDIVCASVSTLAINFVNSLEVLLDCPYDLDINEIEGGYMNISILQGNNGEKVQLLFESFLLGMTNLAQNSSEFVKTKVI
- the rpmA gene encoding 50S ribosomal protein L27 yields the protein MLKLNLENLQLFAHKKGGGSTSNGRDSQAKRLGAKAADGQTVSGGSILYRQRGTHIYPGANVGRGGDDTLFAKVEGVVRFERKGRDKKQVSVYPIAK
- a CDS encoding LysR family transcriptional regulator, yielding MNIQQLRYVVAIANSGTFREAATKLFVSQPSLSVAIRDLEAELGFQIFKRSTTGAVLTTEGMVFYEKSMEVVKSFDSFEKRFSQHSSEKDVFSVASQHYDFLAPIMTLFSSKMSDFKHFRLFESTTIQILDEVSQGNSEIGIIYLNHNNSNGLMQRLDKLGLEFFELIPFKTHIYVRKDHPLTMKEEVVPKDLVGLPTVRFTQEKDEYLYYSENFMDTSESSHFYHVSDRATLNGILERTDAYATGSGFLDDRSVNGITVIPLNDNLGNRMVYVKRRDKNLSSYATQFITIMSDYFKQYSPKENE
- the lspA gene encoding signal peptidase II produces the protein MKYLKWFVLVSLLIILDQISKLWIVEHIALNKIKTVIPNIVSLTYLRNYGAAFSILQNQQWLFSLITIVVITAAIYYLIKQKNASLWMKLALILIISGGIGNFIDRLRLGYVVDMVHLDFINFAIFNVADSYLSIGVFLLVLALWREEDETKN
- a CDS encoding RluA family pseudouridine synthase, whose translation is MKLKISQGGQRLDKTLADESPLSRAQANEMIKKGQVLVDGQLKKAKYITSKNQIVEFELPEEESLDYEAEEMPLELIYEDSDVAVINKPQGMVVHPSAGYSSGTLVNALLFHIKDLSSINGVIRPGIVHRIDKDTSGLLMIAKNNEAHHALAQELKAKKSLRKYIAIVHGNLPNDLGVIEAPIGRSEKDRKKQAVTSKGKDALTRFKVLERFGDYTLVELSLETGRTHQIRVHMAYIGHPIAGDPLYGPRKTLKGNGQFLHAETLGFTHPISQELMTFSVEPPQIFKDTLEKLRSKRDMK
- the pyrR gene encoding bifunctional pyr operon transcriptional regulator/uracil phosphoribosyltransferase PyrR — protein: MKSKEIVDQVTMKRAITRITYEIIERNKNLNNIVLGGIKTRGVYLAQRIQDRLKQLENLDIPVAELDIKPYRDDTKSTEDTTVIPLNITGKDMILIDDVLYTGRTIRAAIDNVFSHGRPSRISLAVLVDRGHRELPIRPDYVGKNIPTSSSEEIIVNVLEVDGKDSVSIVEKA